The Deinococcus sp. KSM4-11 sequence CACGCTGGAGCATGACCGCGAGACCATCGAGCAGTTCATGCGGCCTACCGGTCGTTTACTCCTGGCGTCCGTGAAGGGACAACCCGTCGGCGTGCTGTCGATGAAAGTGCATGCCGATGGGACGGCCGAGTTGAAGCGAATGTATGTGCGGCCGTCGTGGCGCCGCAACGGCATCGGGGAAGCGCTGGTGGCCCGGATCATCGACGAAGCCCGGCGGGACGGTCGTCATCTGATCCGCCTCGACAGTGCTGGGTACATGCACGAAGCCCACCGGATGTACCGGCGGCTGGGCTTTCACGACACGGAGCCGTATGCAGAGAGCGAGATCCCGGAAGAACTACGGGAGCACTGGGTCTTCATGGCGTTGTCGATGGAGACGAACGGAGATGACGAGAACGCTCGATAGGGATGGATCCTGCTCGTGTCCGTTCATCCTAGGTACGGAGAAATCGTTAGATCGGGTCATGAGAACCCGGATCCTGGAGGGCACATGGACAGACTGCACGTTTAGTGGATCGTACTGCTGGTATGCCTCGGTTCCACGGATGCAGTTGGCATCAAGGGCACGCTCACGGGCACGGTTGTGGATTGGCCGGCCGGTACGGGCGGCACCGTGCAGCTTCTGATGGACTGGCTGGATGACCAATCCGTCATTCAGGTTGGCACCCGACTGGACACGACGGGCAAGTTCAGCGTCACGCTGCCGGATCTGAGGGCCAGCGGCCTGAGTGCCACGCTGCCGAAGATCTCCGGACGGTTATGGCAAGTTGTTGGGGTAGGGTAACGCGGTGCTGAGCGGTCAAAAGCTTCGTGGCTACCGGTTCCCCCTCGCGGTCATCGGCTACGCCGTCTGGCTGTATCACCGGTTCACGCTGAGCTCCCGGAATGTCGAAGAACTGCTGCTGGAACGTGGGATCTGCGTGACCTGGGAAGCGATCCGCCCCTGGTGCATCACCTTCAGTGACCTGTTCGCCCAGGGCCTGCGCCACCGGGAACCCCGACGGGGTTCCCGGTGGCATCTCGACGTTTGGGCTTGTGGATGTCGGAGGCGTCAACCCCTGGTTGTGGCGAGCCGCCCTGGAGCATGGCGCTGTGCTGGACGTCTTCCTTCAGCGCCACCGTGACACAGAGGCGGCCAAGACCGTCTTCAGCCGGCTGGTGGGAGAGCATGGTGTTCCGCTCACGGTGCACACCGACACGCTCTGGAGGTACCGGGCAGCCCTTCGCACGCTTCCCGTGCTCCACAGCGTGGAGCACGTTGAGGTCGGGTCCACGGCGCACTGCAGTACCCTCGTAGAGCACTCCCATCGGCCCACACGCCGACAAGAGCGGCAGCGGGCAGGCGTCCTCATGGGCGTCCATTCTGCCCAAGAAGCAGCGAGGATTCAGGTCACGACATCGAGCTCAGGGATGCCTTGACCTACACGCCAGAAGCACGAATCTGCACCACTCGGCCCGCTGTACCGTTCCCGCGCATCATCGTCGTCACCACCCACAACGGGCATTCGTGCTCTGGCGCGACGTCGTGAAGCAGGTGGCCTGAACTTCAGGCCACCTGCTTCACTGGGTCTCCTTCATTGCCCTGGCGCCAACAACTTGCCACAACCTGGGCGAGCACACCCCTGGTTCGGTACCCGGCCGGTGCGAAGGATCCGGAGCAGATCCCAATGCAGGGTGCGGGAGGTGGTTCCTTCCGGGTGATTACCTGGTCAGACCCGTCATGCTGGAGGCCATGGCGAGCACGTGATGACGGGTCAGGGCGCGCGGCCACCCGTGACGAACAGGTCGAGATGCACTCCGGACAGGTGCTGACGGAGGTACGTCAGCAGCACCCAGATGAACAGCACCACACTTCCCATTTCCAGGGACTCCTCGAGGGTGACCAGGATGGGCATGGCCACGCTGTAGAACTGGCCAGAGAACTCCAGCATCCCCTCGATGACTTCCAGCCCCATCGCACCCAGAACGTACAGCGCGCCCGCCAGCATCATCCCGCCGGCCGTGCGCCGCGGCAGATGCCGCAGGAACGGGACGAACAGCACAATCACCGCCACCACCACCACCGCGTACGGCAGCACCCAGGCGTAATGCAACACGGCAGAATCACCCACGATCTTGCGCACGC is a genomic window containing:
- a CDS encoding GNAT family N-acetyltransferase, with the translated sequence MMLSIDQVSTLQQRVAAIELFREYLNWNKDELFRHYGIEWDLHATLEHDRETIEQFMRPTGRLLLASVKGQPVGVLSMKVHADGTAELKRMYVRPSWRRNGIGEALVARIIDEARRDGRHLIRLDSAGYMHEAHRMYRRLGFHDTEPYAESEIPEELREHWVFMALSMETNGDDENAR